The Haemophilus parainfluenzae genome window below encodes:
- the odhB gene encoding 2-oxoglutarate dehydrogenase complex dihydrolipoyllysine-residue succinyltransferase: MTIEILVPDLPESVADATVATWHKKVGDTVKRDEVLVEIETDKVVLEVPALSDGVVVEILQEEGATVVSKQLLGKLSTQQAGDISTETVKDNEPTPADRQRAAIENSHNNSADQGPAIRRLLAEHDLDAEKIQGSGVGGRITREDIAREVARRDAQKAKQDVATEQNTISTVAYSSRSEKRVPMTRLRKRIAERLLEAKNTTAMLTTFNEVDMQPIMKLRKTYGEKFEKQHGVRLGFMSFYIKAVVEALKRYPEVNASIDGDDIVYHNYFDISIAVSTPRGLVTPVLRNCDKLSMADIEKQIKALAEKGRDGKLTVEDLTGGNFTITNGGVFGSLMSTPIINPPQSAILGMHAIKDRPVAVDGQVVIRPMMYLALSYDHRLIDGRESVGFLVAIKDLLEDPTRLLLEI, from the coding sequence ATGACAATCGAAATTCTTGTTCCAGATTTACCAGAATCCGTTGCGGATGCAACTGTTGCAACATGGCATAAAAAAGTCGGTGATACCGTAAAACGTGACGAAGTTTTAGTGGAAATCGAAACAGATAAAGTGGTACTTGAAGTGCCGGCATTAAGCGATGGTGTGGTGGTTGAAATTCTTCAAGAAGAAGGGGCAACGGTAGTAAGTAAACAGCTTTTAGGTAAACTTTCAACCCAACAGGCGGGCGATATTTCAACTGAAACGGTGAAAGACAATGAGCCAACACCAGCCGATCGTCAAAGAGCAGCCATTGAAAATAGCCATAATAATTCAGCGGATCAAGGTCCAGCTATTCGTCGTTTATTAGCTGAACACGATTTAGATGCAGAGAAAATTCAAGGCTCTGGTGTGGGAGGCCGTATTACCCGTGAAGATATTGCTCGCGAAGTAGCAAGACGTGATGCTCAAAAAGCGAAACAAGATGTAGCGACAGAGCAGAATACCATTAGCACCGTGGCATATAGCTCTCGTTCAGAAAAACGCGTACCAATGACCCGTTTACGTAAACGTATTGCGGAACGTTTATTGGAAGCGAAAAATACCACTGCAATGCTCACTACATTCAATGAAGTGGATATGCAGCCGATTATGAAATTACGTAAAACATACGGTGAGAAATTTGAGAAACAACATGGTGTGCGTTTAGGCTTTATGTCTTTCTACATTAAAGCCGTAGTTGAAGCGTTAAAACGTTATCCTGAGGTGAATGCTTCAATTGACGGTGATGACATTGTGTATCACAACTATTTTGATATTAGCATTGCCGTTTCAACGCCGCGTGGTTTGGTAACACCTGTATTACGCAACTGCGATAAACTGAGCATGGCAGATATTGAGAAACAAATTAAAGCACTAGCAGAAAAAGGCCGCGATGGTAAATTAACCGTTGAAGATTTAACAGGTGGTAACTTCACCATTACTAATGGCGGTGTATTTGGTTCTTTAATGTCTACACCAATTATCAATCCACCGCAAAGTGCAATTTTAGGCATGCATGCCATCAAAGATCGCCCGGTTGCGGTAGATGGCCAAGTGGTGATTCGTCCGATGATGTATTTAGCCTTATCTTATGACCACCGCTTAATTGATGGTCGTGAATCAGTCGGTTTCTTAGTGGCGATTAAAGACTTATTAGAAGACCCAACTCGTTTATTATTAGAAATCTAA
- the sucA gene encoding 2-oxoglutarate dehydrogenase E1 component, giving the protein MQHYNAFDEWLASTALGGANQSYIEELYESYLEDPSSVDESWRATFDALPKTTAVEQPHSPVRDYFRRLARENITEAVTVIDPEASAKLVKVLQFINAYRFRGHLEAKLDPINYYRWKVSTVPELDYRYYGFTEQDLNETFNINHYVYHRDNIKLGDLAEMLKETYCGSIGLEFMHVQDMEQKSWLQSKLESQLNKPLFTKEEKINLLSELTAADGLERYLGAKFPGAKRFSLEGSDAFIPLMKEIIRHASKQGVKDVMFGMAHRGRLNMLVNVLGKKPEDLFDEFAGKHSGERTGDVKYHQGFSSDFAVGERRVHLTLAFNPSHLEIVSPVVIGAVRSRQTKKNDTERNQVLAVTVHGDSAVAGQGVVQETLNMSNARGYTVGGTIRIVINNQIGFTTSNPNDTRSTEYCTDIAKMIQAPIIHVNGDDPEAVAFAARMAVEYRNLFKRDIFIDLISYRRHGHNEADEPLATQPMMYSIIKKHPTPRKVYADRLIAEGVITEEEAIEMMNLYRDALDNGDRVVKEWREMDTAQMDWLQYLNYDWTSPYESKFPQERFQTLAERVSEYPESLRAHSRVEKIYADRREMAKGEKLFDWGMAETMAYATLLDEGANVRLSGEDAGRGTFFHRHAVVHNQNDGTGYVPLTHLHANQGRFEVWDSVLSEEAVLAFEYGYATTDPKTLTIWEAQFGDFANGAQIVIDQFISSGEQKWGRMCGLVMLLPHGYEGQGPEHSSARLERYLQLCAEQNMQVCIPSTPAQVYHMLRRQAIRKMRRPLIGISPKSLLRHPLAVSSLDELVNGTFQTVIGEIDNIDPKQVKRVVLCSGKVYYDLLEQRRANNQTDVAIIRIEQLYPYPHEDVKKALEPYSHVTDFVWCQEEPLNQGAWYCSKHNFDSSIPEHVKLKYAGRPASASPAVGYMSLHTKQQKQLVEDALTL; this is encoded by the coding sequence ATGCAGCATTATAATGCCTTTGATGAATGGTTGGCTTCAACTGCTTTAGGTGGGGCGAATCAATCGTATATTGAAGAGTTATACGAAAGTTATTTAGAAGATCCATCTTCAGTCGATGAAAGTTGGCGAGCTACATTTGATGCATTGCCGAAAACAACCGCAGTAGAGCAACCACATTCACCAGTCCGTGATTATTTCCGTCGCTTAGCGAGAGAAAATATAACAGAAGCCGTGACGGTTATCGATCCAGAAGCCAGTGCAAAATTAGTTAAAGTCCTCCAATTTATCAATGCTTATCGCTTCCGTGGTCATTTAGAAGCAAAACTTGACCCAATCAATTATTATCGTTGGAAAGTCTCCACCGTCCCTGAGTTGGATTACCGTTATTATGGTTTTACCGAACAGGATCTCAATGAAACCTTCAATATTAATCACTATGTCTATCATCGCGATAACATCAAATTAGGTGATTTAGCTGAAATGCTGAAAGAGACCTATTGTGGCTCAATTGGTCTTGAGTTTATGCATGTTCAGGATATGGAGCAAAAAAGTTGGCTACAAAGCAAATTAGAAAGCCAATTAAATAAACCGCTCTTTACCAAAGAAGAAAAAATTAATTTATTAAGCGAATTGACCGCTGCAGATGGCTTAGAACGTTATCTCGGTGCAAAATTCCCAGGGGCAAAACGTTTCTCTTTAGAGGGAAGTGATGCCTTTATTCCATTGATGAAAGAAATTATTCGCCATGCGAGCAAACAAGGCGTAAAAGATGTGATGTTTGGTATGGCACACCGTGGTCGTTTAAACATGTTAGTAAACGTGCTCGGTAAGAAACCAGAAGATCTTTTCGACGAGTTTGCGGGTAAACATTCAGGCGAGCGTACAGGTGATGTGAAATACCACCAAGGTTTCTCTTCTGACTTCGCAGTCGGTGAGCGTCGTGTGCATTTAACCCTTGCATTTAACCCGTCGCACTTAGAAATTGTTAGCCCAGTGGTTATTGGTGCGGTACGTTCTCGTCAAACGAAAAAGAATGATACAGAGCGTAATCAAGTATTAGCGGTTACCGTTCATGGGGATTCCGCAGTAGCGGGACAAGGTGTCGTACAAGAAACCTTAAATATGTCCAATGCACGTGGTTATACCGTTGGTGGAACAATCCGTATTGTGATCAATAACCAAATTGGTTTCACCACCTCTAACCCAAATGACACCCGCTCAACAGAATATTGTACTGATATCGCGAAAATGATTCAGGCACCGATTATTCATGTGAATGGTGATGATCCAGAAGCGGTTGCTTTTGCCGCGAGAATGGCGGTGGAATATCGCAATTTATTCAAACGCGATATCTTCATTGATCTGATTTCTTATCGTCGTCATGGTCATAATGAGGCTGATGAACCATTAGCCACTCAACCAATGATGTATAGCATCATTAAAAAACATCCAACGCCACGTAAAGTCTATGCAGATCGTTTAATTGCTGAAGGGGTGATTACCGAAGAAGAAGCCATTGAAATGATGAATCTCTATCGTGATGCCTTAGATAATGGTGATCGCGTAGTGAAAGAATGGCGAGAAATGGATACCGCCCAAATGGATTGGTTGCAATATCTTAACTATGACTGGACATCCCCTTACGAAAGTAAATTCCCGCAAGAGCGTTTCCAAACTTTAGCGGAGCGTGTCAGTGAATATCCAGAAAGCTTGCGTGCGCATTCTCGTGTCGAAAAAATCTATGCAGATCGCCGTGAAATGGCAAAAGGTGAGAAATTGTTCGATTGGGGTATGGCGGAAACTATGGCATACGCAACCTTATTAGATGAAGGCGCTAATGTTCGTTTATCGGGTGAAGATGCGGGACGTGGTACGTTCTTCCATCGACATGCGGTTGTGCACAATCAAAATGACGGTACAGGTTATGTGCCATTAACACATTTACATGCCAACCAAGGTCGTTTTGAGGTGTGGGATTCAGTCTTATCCGAAGAAGCCGTATTGGCTTTTGAATATGGATATGCGACGACAGATCCAAAAACATTAACCATTTGGGAAGCACAATTTGGTGACTTCGCAAATGGTGCACAAATAGTGATTGACCAATTTATTAGTTCTGGCGAACAAAAATGGGGCAGAATGTGTGGTTTAGTGATGTTATTACCACATGGTTATGAAGGCCAAGGTCCAGAGCACTCATCAGCTCGTTTAGAACGTTATTTACAACTTTGTGCAGAACAGAATATGCAAGTGTGTATCCCATCTACACCAGCACAGGTTTACCACATGTTACGTCGTCAAGCGATCCGTAAAATGCGTCGTCCATTAATTGGTATTTCACCAAAATCTTTATTACGTCATCCACTTGCCGTGTCAAGTTTAGATGAATTAGTAAATGGCACATTCCAAACAGTCATTGGTGAAATTGATAACATCGATCCGAAACAAGTTAAACGCGTAGTCCTATGCTCAGGTAAAGTGTATTACGATCTCTTGGAACAACGTCGAGCGAATAACCAAACAGATGTGGCGATTATTCGTATTGAGCAGCTTTATCCGTATCCACATGAAGATGTGAAGAAAGCCCTAGAGCCTTATTCTCATGTGACAGATTTTGTGTGGTGTCAAGAAGAGCCATTAAACCAAGGGGCTTGGTATTGCAGTAAACATAACTTTGACAGCTCAATTCCTGAGCATGTGAAGTTAAAATACGCAGGACGTCCAGCCTCAGCTTCACCAGCGGTAGGTTACATGTCTTTACACACCAAACAGCAAAAACAATTGGTAGAAGATGCACTGACACTGTAA
- a CDS encoding ComEA family DNA-binding protein, protein MKSLKSFLTLTSLALAVSGSALATNIAVLPTKEDVVTNSKSMVESTKADMKNAANDKLKSMTDSASSTKSTALDKVKEVKEKATSAKDAVKEKASALKEKATDAKTKAADKVKEAKEKAASTKESAKEKVASSAKVNINKADAETLQKLSGIGEKKAQAIIDYRNKVGKIKSAAELSNIDSIGEATIEKITPFLSF, encoded by the coding sequence ATGAAATCTTTAAAATCATTTTTAACATTAACATCACTCGCATTAGCGGTATCAGGTTCTGCATTGGCAACGAATATTGCCGTATTGCCAACAAAAGAAGATGTTGTAACAAATTCAAAATCAATGGTTGAAAGCACAAAAGCTGATATGAAAAATGCAGCAAATGATAAGCTTAAATCAATGACAGATAGTGCAAGTTCAACAAAATCAACTGCATTAGATAAAGTAAAAGAGGTTAAAGAAAAAGCGACTTCTGCAAAAGATGCGGTAAAAGAGAAAGCATCAGCGCTAAAAGAAAAAGCAACTGATGCAAAAACAAAAGCAGCAGATAAAGTAAAAGAAGCAAAAGAAAAGGCGGCTTCAACAAAAGAGTCAGCTAAAGAGAAAGTGGCTTCTTCTGCAAAAGTAAATATCAATAAAGCGGATGCAGAAACCTTACAAAAACTTTCTGGTATCGGTGAGAAAAAAGCACAAGCGATTATTGATTATCGTAACAAAGTGGGCAAAATCAAAAGTGCTGCCGAACTTTCAAATATTGATAGTATCGGTGAAGCCACAATTGAAAAAATCACACCATTCTTAAGTTTCTAA
- a CDS encoding Bax inhibitor-1/YccA family protein has product MQSRIVVNSQEESLLSTHKVLRNTYFLLGLTMAFSAVVAYISMSLNLPYPNLIVLLVGFYGLLFVTNRLANSAWGILAAFAFTGFMGYTIGPILNMYVARGMEDLIMLAFAGTAIVFFACSAYVLTTKKDMSFLSTAIFSLFIVLLLGIVASFFFQIPALAVGISALFVVFSTMTILYETSNIIHGGETNYIRATVNIYVSIYNLFISLLRLLSIFSSDD; this is encoded by the coding sequence ATGCAATCTCGCATTGTTGTTAATTCACAGGAAGAATCACTACTTAGCACACATAAAGTGCTACGTAATACTTATTTCTTATTGGGATTAACGATGGCATTTTCGGCAGTTGTTGCTTATATTTCTATGAGTTTGAACTTGCCTTATCCAAATCTTATCGTGTTACTTGTAGGTTTTTATGGTTTACTTTTTGTCACAAACCGTTTAGCAAATAGTGCGTGGGGAATCTTAGCTGCATTCGCATTTACTGGGTTTATGGGCTATACCATCGGGCCAATTTTAAACATGTATGTGGCGAGAGGAATGGAAGATTTAATTATGCTTGCCTTCGCAGGTACAGCAATCGTCTTCTTTGCTTGTTCAGCTTATGTGCTCACTACGAAGAAAGATATGTCTTTCCTTTCTACCGCAATTTTCTCATTATTTATCGTGTTATTGTTAGGGATTGTGGCAAGCTTCTTCTTCCAAATTCCTGCACTAGCGGTCGGGATCAGTGCATTGTTTGTGGTGTTCTCAACGATGACAATCCTTTATGAAACCAGCAATATTATTCACGGTGGTGAAACAAACTATATTCGTGCAACTGTGAATATTTATGTATCAATTTACAACTTGTTCATTAGCTTATTAAGATTACTTTCTATCTTCTCAAGCGATGACTAG
- the sfsA gene encoding DNA/RNA nuclease SfsA, with amino-acid sequence MQLPTLQSAKLIRRYKRFLTDIELPNGEVITIHCANTGAMTGCGEKGDTVWYSHSDSQTRKYPHSWELTQLANGQLVCINTHRSNQLVFEALQNKQIKELAMYDEIYPEVKYGEENSRIDFLLKGEGLPDCYVEVKSITFVKGTLGMFPDAVTTRGQKHVRELLAMKKQGHRAVVLFAGLHDGFDRFKIAEFVDPEYDRLLKDAKSQGVEAYAYAGKFDISDGIPTALSLTESVPYID; translated from the coding sequence ATGCAACTCCCTACCCTACAATCCGCAAAATTAATTCGCCGCTATAAACGCTTTTTAACCGATATTGAATTACCAAATGGCGAAGTGATCACGATTCATTGTGCAAATACTGGTGCAATGACTGGCTGTGGTGAAAAAGGGGATACCGTTTGGTACTCTCATTCTGATAGCCAAACTCGTAAATATCCACACAGTTGGGAATTAACGCAATTAGCAAATGGCCAACTTGTTTGCATTAATACTCACAGATCCAATCAGTTAGTCTTTGAAGCCTTGCAAAATAAACAAATCAAAGAACTCGCTATGTATGATGAAATTTATCCTGAAGTGAAATATGGTGAAGAAAATAGCCGTATCGACTTCTTACTTAAAGGTGAGGGCTTGCCAGATTGTTATGTTGAAGTGAAATCAATCACTTTTGTAAAAGGCACATTAGGGATGTTTCCCGATGCGGTGACTACTCGTGGACAAAAACATGTTCGCGAGCTTTTAGCCATGAAAAAACAAGGACATCGCGCCGTTGTTCTCTTTGCTGGATTACATGATGGCTTCGATCGTTTTAAAATCGCTGAGTTTGTAGACCCTGAATATGATCGTCTTTTAAAGGACGCCAAATCTCAGGGCGTTGAAGCTTATGCTTATGCGGGAAAATTTGACATTTCAGATGGCATTCCGACCGCACTTTCTCTCACAGAAAGTGTACCTTACATCGATTAA
- the tyrS gene encoding tyrosine--tRNA ligase: protein MTDINTVLAELKRGTDEILSEADLIEKLKENRPLKIKLGADPTAPDIHLGHTVVLNKLRQFQQLGHEVYFLIGDFTGMVGDPSGKNTTRPPLSREDVLRNAETYKEQIYKILDPQKTKIVFNSEWLGKLGTEGMIRLASNYTVARMLERDDFKKRFGNNQPIAIHEFIYPLLQGHDSVALEADVELGGTDQKFNLLVGRELQKSAGQKPQVAITLPLLVGLDGEKKMSKSLGNYIGVTDAPSDMFGKIMSISDELMWDWYNLLSFRPLTEIAELKAEVANGKNPRDVKILLAKEIIARFHDEAAAETAEQEFINRFQKGAMPDEMPEFTFEGEMGLATLLKEAGLVPSTSEAIRSAKQGGVKINGEKVEDMKANAPKGTNVYQVGKRKFARVTIA from the coding sequence ATGACTGATATTAATACCGTTCTCGCAGAACTAAAACGCGGTACTGATGAGATTCTTTCTGAAGCAGATTTAATCGAAAAACTGAAAGAAAATCGCCCACTTAAAATTAAACTTGGTGCAGACCCTACTGCTCCAGATATTCACTTAGGGCATACCGTGGTATTAAACAAACTTCGTCAATTCCAACAATTAGGCCACGAAGTCTATTTCTTAATCGGTGATTTCACGGGGATGGTCGGTGATCCATCTGGTAAAAATACCACTCGCCCACCGCTCAGCCGCGAAGATGTGCTTCGCAATGCGGAAACCTATAAAGAACAGATTTACAAAATTCTAGACCCACAAAAAACGAAAATCGTATTCAACTCTGAATGGTTGGGTAAATTGGGTACTGAAGGGATGATCCGTTTAGCAAGTAACTACACCGTAGCGCGTATGCTAGAACGTGATGACTTCAAAAAACGTTTTGGTAACAATCAACCTATCGCAATTCACGAATTTATTTATCCTTTATTACAAGGTCATGACTCTGTTGCATTAGAAGCTGACGTGGAACTTGGTGGTACTGACCAAAAATTTAACTTACTTGTTGGTCGTGAATTACAAAAATCAGCTGGTCAGAAACCACAAGTAGCGATTACGCTTCCATTACTTGTTGGTTTAGACGGTGAGAAGAAAATGTCTAAATCATTAGGTAACTACATCGGCGTGACAGATGCACCAAGCGATATGTTCGGTAAAATTATGTCGATCTCGGATGAATTAATGTGGGATTGGTATAACTTACTTTCTTTCCGTCCACTCACTGAAATTGCTGAATTAAAAGCAGAAGTAGCAAATGGTAAAAACCCACGTGATGTGAAGATTTTATTAGCCAAAGAAATCATTGCACGTTTCCATGATGAAGCAGCGGCAGAGACGGCTGAGCAAGAATTTATTAACCGTTTCCAAAAAGGTGCAATGCCAGATGAAATGCCTGAATTCACCTTTGAGGGCGAAATGGGTTTAGCAACCTTATTAAAAGAAGCGGGACTGGTTCCTTCTACTTCTGAAGCGATTCGATCAGCGAAACAAGGTGGTGTAAAAATCAATGGCGAAAAAGTCGAAGACATGAAAGCCAATGCGCCAAAAGGTACAAACGTTTACCAAGTCGGTAAACGTAAGTTCGCTCGTGTAACCATCGCATAA
- a CDS encoding aminoimidazole riboside kinase — MSQKIWVTGDAVVDLIPDGENHYLRCAGGAPANVAVGVARLGSQSAFIGRVGNDPLGQFMQDTLNAENVNTQHMILDPQHRTSTVVVGLDNGERSFTFMVNPSADQFLQASDLPSFQQGEWLHCCSIALINNPSREATFEAIRRIKAAGGFFSFDPNLRESLWSSLEEMKTVVMETVASADVLKFSEEELTLLTNTDSLEKAFEKVTALYPEKLIIVTLGKDGALYHLEGKKDVIAGKALQPIDTTGAGDAFVGGLLAGLSQHPNWKENDVLVQIIRQANACGALATTAKGAMSALPNKAQLTAFLAH, encoded by the coding sequence ATGAGCCAAAAAATCTGGGTAACCGGCGATGCGGTTGTCGATCTTATTCCTGACGGTGAAAATCATTATTTACGCTGTGCCGGTGGTGCGCCAGCAAATGTGGCTGTTGGCGTAGCTCGATTAGGCAGCCAAAGTGCCTTTATTGGTCGAGTAGGTAACGATCCGCTTGGCCAATTTATGCAAGATACCTTAAATGCGGAAAATGTGAATACACAACATATGATTTTAGATCCGCAACATCGAACCTCTACGGTTGTGGTTGGTTTAGATAATGGCGAACGCAGCTTTACCTTTATGGTAAATCCAAGTGCAGATCAGTTCTTACAAGCTAGCGATTTACCGTCTTTCCAACAAGGTGAATGGCTACATTGCTGCTCTATCGCGCTGATTAATAATCCATCTCGCGAAGCGACTTTCGAAGCCATTCGTCGTATTAAAGCTGCTGGCGGTTTCTTCTCTTTTGACCCAAATTTACGTGAATCACTTTGGTCTAGCCTAGAAGAAATGAAAACCGTGGTAATGGAAACGGTTGCATCAGCTGATGTATTGAAATTCTCTGAAGAAGAATTAACGCTTTTAACCAATACTGACAGCCTTGAAAAAGCCTTTGAAAAAGTGACCGCACTTTATCCTGAAAAATTGATTATCGTGACCTTAGGTAAAGATGGCGCGCTCTATCACTTAGAAGGTAAAAAAGATGTGATTGCAGGAAAAGCCTTACAACCGATTGATACAACGGGTGCAGGCGATGCCTTTGTTGGCGGCCTGCTTGCAGGACTTTCACAGCATCCAAACTGGAAAGAAAATGATGTGCTTGTGCAAATTATTCGTCAAGCCAATGCTTGTGGTGCCCTTGCTACGACAGCAAAAGGGGCGATGTCTGCACTACCAAATAAAGCACAATTAACAGCGTTCCTAGCCCACTAA
- a CDS encoding glycoside hydrolase family 32 protein produces the protein MIIFNNGKYKSILAAEKGELAEIAETVQKDKDFRPHFHIAPPTGLMNDPNGLIFDGEKYHLFYQWFPFDAIHGMKHWKHLITKDFQYYQPADGLIPCELFESHGCYSGGALKVDDKLAMFYTGNTRRPSDNQRVPYQNLAMFNLNGKLLSKRPLIENEPEGYTEHVRDPKPYFTEDGKIRFICGAQRENLTGTAIIFEMDNLEDTPRLLGELSLPAFDNKNVFMWECPDLLKLGDKDVFIWSPQGKDREAHQFQNNYHATYAVGKLTDLTFEAEYIGELDQGFDFYAPQTFGGLDNQTHAVLFGWIGLPDLTYPTDKFKWHSALTLPRELCLEGTKIYQRPIAKIYENLTALSARHLGEKADIANLDRAYLKFEANNQAFDLTFLQNEKGQSLRLSYENGLICLDRSQSEQTELMEKFDTKRFCEIENLQTVEIFFDRSIIEIFFNHGEKAMTSRFFIENRKNTISSSRPLDLTIGYLPAIHYDK, from the coding sequence ATGATTATTTTCAATAATGGCAAATACAAAAGCATCCTAGCCGCAGAAAAAGGCGAACTCGCAGAAATTGCTGAAACCGTGCAAAAAGACAAAGATTTTCGACCGCACTTTCATATTGCCCCACCAACTGGCTTAATGAATGATCCGAATGGTTTGATCTTTGATGGTGAAAAGTATCATCTGTTCTACCAATGGTTTCCATTCGATGCAATTCACGGGATGAAACATTGGAAGCATTTAATCACGAAAGATTTCCAATATTATCAACCAGCAGATGGTCTGATTCCTTGCGAGCTTTTTGAGTCTCACGGCTGTTATTCTGGTGGCGCTTTAAAAGTTGATGACAAATTGGCCATGTTCTATACCGGCAATACTCGTCGACCAAGTGATAATCAACGCGTGCCTTATCAAAATTTAGCAATGTTTAATCTTAATGGGAAATTGCTTAGCAAACGTCCGTTAATTGAAAATGAGCCTGAAGGCTATACAGAGCATGTTCGTGATCCTAAACCGTATTTTACTGAAGACGGAAAAATCCGTTTTATCTGTGGTGCACAGCGAGAAAACCTCACAGGAACAGCCATTATTTTTGAAATGGACAATCTTGAAGATACGCCTCGTTTATTAGGTGAGCTTTCCTTGCCTGCTTTTGATAATAAAAACGTGTTTATGTGGGAATGCCCTGACCTATTGAAACTCGGTGATAAAGATGTGTTTATTTGGTCACCACAAGGTAAAGATCGAGAAGCACATCAATTCCAAAATAATTATCATGCGACTTATGCTGTGGGTAAATTAACAGATTTAACCTTTGAAGCAGAATATATCGGCGAATTAGATCAGGGCTTTGATTTCTACGCACCACAAACGTTTGGCGGCTTAGATAATCAAACTCATGCCGTGCTTTTCGGTTGGATTGGTTTACCTGATTTAACTTACCCAACAGACAAATTTAAATGGCATTCAGCTTTAACCTTGCCAAGAGAATTGTGCTTAGAAGGGACAAAAATTTATCAACGTCCGATTGCAAAAATATACGAAAATCTGACCGCACTTTCAGCGCGTCATCTTGGTGAGAAAGCGGATATTGCCAATTTAGATCGTGCCTATCTTAAATTTGAGGCAAATAACCAAGCCTTTGACTTAACCTTCTTACAAAATGAAAAAGGACAATCACTGCGCCTATCTTATGAAAATGGCTTGATCTGCTTAGATCGCAGTCAAAGCGAACAAACGGAATTAATGGAGAAATTCGATACAAAACGCTTCTGCGAAATTGAAAATCTTCAGACTGTTGAAATTTTCTTTGATCGCTCAATTATTGAAATTTTCTTTAATCATGGTGAAAAAGCCATGACATCAAGATTTTTCATTGAGAACAGAAAAAATACAATAAGCAGTAGCCGTCCATTGGATTTAACGATCGGTTATTTACCAGCTATTCATTATGACAAATAA
- a CDS encoding transposase translates to MSYPYQFRLKIIKLVTEQDYGIREVAKLHQISHALVIYWLKAFRERGLDGVKSPYKNLQTPKIAKPKMKKKDIEIPETTDFSPKAFKKLQRELSLARAEIAYLKELEKLDRQKQRQKKEKSLKD, encoded by the coding sequence ATGTCCTACCCTTATCAATTTCGTTTGAAAATTATCAAACTCGTCACCGAACAGGATTATGGTATCCGTGAGGTGGCTAAACTTCATCAAATTTCCCACGCTCTCGTCATTTATTGGCTAAAAGCATTTCGGGAAAGAGGGCTTGATGGCGTAAAATCGCCTTATAAAAACCTTCAAACACCGAAAATAGCGAAGCCAAAGATGAAAAAGAAAGACATTGAAATTCCAGAAACCACAGACTTTTCACCTAAAGCGTTTAAAAAGTTACAACGAGAGCTCTCCTTGGCTCGTGCGGAGATTGCTTACCTAAAGGAGTTGGAGAAGCTCGACCGTCAAAAACAACGACAGAAAAAAGAAAAATCATTGAAAGATTGA
- a CDS encoding IS3 family transposase: MKPNYALNNLLSVAKMPRSSFYYKEVKRNYHEVKEAILSLYKKNRKRDGYRPMTFKLRQMGFNLNHKTVLKLMNELGIHSILRKKRHGKRGKTSHIAPNLLNRDFTATALNQKWVTDVTEFHVGQETLYFSPLMDLANREIIAYNFATRPKFSLVKKMLEQGLSRLKPTECPIIHSDQGVLYGTAEWVKMLEGKAVQSMSRRGNCYDNAVIESSFAILKSECFYSRTYHSIAELQAEIEEYLVY, from the coding sequence TTGAAGCCAAACTATGCATTAAATAATTTACTTAGTGTGGCTAAAATGCCTCGCTCAAGCTTTTACTATAAAGAGGTTAAGCGAAATTATCACGAGGTAAAAGAGGCTATCTTATCGCTGTATAAAAAGAACAGAAAACGAGATGGTTATCGCCCCATGACGTTTAAATTACGCCAAATGGGTTTTAATTTGAATCATAAAACGGTGTTAAAGCTGATGAACGAGTTAGGTATTCATTCCATTTTACGCAAGAAAAGACATGGAAAACGTGGAAAAACATCGCATATTGCCCCGAATTTGCTGAATCGTGATTTTACAGCAACGGCACTCAATCAAAAATGGGTAACGGATGTAACGGAATTTCATGTTGGTCAAGAAACGCTTTATTTTTCACCGTTGATGGACTTGGCTAACCGAGAAATTATTGCCTATAACTTTGCGACACGCCCGAAGTTTTCATTGGTAAAAAAGATGTTAGAACAAGGGCTTAGTCGGCTTAAACCGACAGAATGCCCGATTATTCATAGTGACCAAGGTGTATTGTATGGCACGGCGGAATGGGTGAAAATGTTGGAAGGTAAAGCGGTTCAAAGTATGAGTCGCCGAGGAAATTGCTACGATAATGCGGTGATTGAAAGTTCTTTTGCGATACTAAAATCAGAGTGTTTTTACTCTCGGACTTATCATTCAATTGCTGAATTACAGGCTGAAATTGAAGAATATTTAGTGTATTGA